The Calditrichota bacterium DNA segment ACTAATGGCAAAGATGGCATGTTCTTTAATCGCTCTGTTTTTGCCGTTCGTTACAATTGACACAAGCGTGCGAATGGAATTTTTGTCGCCAATTTGACCCAACCAGAAAATTGCTCGTTTGCGGACATCGGCGCTTTGATTTTTCAAGGCAAGCTTGCGCAATATGCGCCGCGCGCCGGGATATTGATTTTGCGCCAGCGATTGAATGGCTGCGCTGCGGAGTTTTTCGGAAACGGTTTTCGCGCTGATCAAAGCTAACAAGCGAACGCAACGCCTGTCCGGATAGTTTCCCAAGCCGGAAATGGCAGCCATTTTGACTTCGTCGGAAAATTTATTTTTCAAAATATTCCTGGCGAAGGGGAAAAATTCTTCGGGCAAATTATGATACGATAAAGCGTTCACTAATTGCCGCTGCCATTGACAATGCGTCTCCGTCCGAAAAATATTTTTTAAATAAGAAAAGCTGCGGGACGCGCTCACTGTTCCCAACCAAAATATAGGGATGTCTTGATCATCAAACTCGGCATGCGGCGACATCGGTTCAATTTCTAAAAATCGCGGCCTGCCGGATTGGAGAAAAAATTTTATGACGATCAGACAGTCGTCTGCGCACCATTGATCGATTTGTGTTTTGCCAAGACATTCTTTATTAAAAGGGACGCCGATTTGTCGATTATCAGAATTAACTAATTGACGTTCATCTTCATTCATTAAGATGTCACCGAGACGCGGAAATTTACTTGCGCCTTCGAATGGCGGGATGATTTTCGACGGCGGAGAAATACCTTTGTCAATGCGGTAAATAATCCAAATGTACGGGTATTTTTTGTGACAAATGGAAAATCTGAACGTTTGGGTCAGTTTGTCGCCAAGAAGAATTTCTTTTTGCGCGAGATCAGTGTAAATCGTGGCTGCGGAAACATGCATGCTGTGCAAACATAGAACAAGAATCCACAGGATGACGAATAAACGGAATAGTTTCATGGCGTCAATGGTTGTAGTTTCAATTTGCCATCAGGTTTTTGGTTTGGATCGCAATATTGACAATTTTATCTGGTGCGACGGCGGAGGCGAACGATCAGTCTTGAAGATAGACTGTAATTATTTGGCGCTCGAAATTGGCCACGTCAAACTTTCCGAGATTTACTTTCCCGGTCCCATCGCTAAAAAACTGCTCTCCCTCGGACGAAATTTGTAGGCGAATGTTTCGATACAACCGCTCATGGGGAGAAAGCAAATACAGAGTCGATTCTCCCGTTGCGCGTGATTTCACCGCACGCAGGAAAATTTCCCCGCGATTCAGCGTAACATTTTGAAAATTACTGTTTGCTTGCGCATTTGAAGAAACAACGACCTGCGCGAAATAATCCAGCGATTTGTGGCCGTTCAACGGCTCCACCGGTTTCAACAGGACGCCAGTTATCTCAGCGTCAGCGTCGCCAATGGAATTGAGTAAATCAAAAATGGTTGATGACAATGGTGTCGCGGCTTCATCGTTGAAAATAGTATAAAAACGAGACAACTCGTTGAAGATAATGCGGCAGGGCGCACATTGTTGCAAGTGATTGGCAACTCTATTCTGTTCCGCATCTTCAATGACCTGATTCGTCATGAGCGATTCGATAATATCCGCTTCAGGGCATGAATGTTGTTTTTTTTCTTTCATAGGAGGCTGTCTTGGTGGACTTTACGTCCCACTTTTCAAAAAAGGACTTATGCACGCTGCCTGCGCCGGATGCATTGGTGCAAATCAAAACGGATGTTTGTCCTTCTGAAATGCATAAGTCCGTTGCTTTTGAATTTGTAAGGCTATTATTTAGCTGTCTTTTTGTTATTTTATATACAAACAAGCCTCCAATTTTACGGAAAATTATAACAATTCACTCAATTTTTTCCGCAATGATTTCTTCGTGAGTTTGATCAAATACTCGAAAATAGAGCGTTCCTTTTGTCGATAGGTCCTTTGCGTCAAAGCGGGCAAATATCTTTTCAAATACTGATAGTTGGAATCCGTGGCTTTGTCGCGAGTCAACTCGTAAACAAAATCGCTGATGGCACGGCAGTAAATATCAGCTTTCTGCGGAGAAATTTTGTTCTTTAGCAGATATTGGGAGTGAATTTTTTGATGAATTGTTCGGATTACATGGCGGTTGACTTTGTCAATTTCTTTACTCTGAATATCGTCAAGGGGTGTGGATCGATCCACGTCGTTGGAAAGTTGTTCGTAGGCGTGTTGAAAAGTCACTTCGCGGATAATACTTGCAATAAGATCGACGGCTAAATAATTATGATATTGCGGCAGGCTGACGACGATATTCATAATTTTGTCCAGCATAGCAGAAACCGAATCAGACGGCTGATATTTTTCCAGAAAAAAATGAAATAATTCCCTTTCCGGAATCGTCTTTTTCTTCAAATCTTTGGGCAATGGCACGGATAAAGTCGTATCGCTCATTTCAAATTCGCTTGTCTGACAATTATCAAACCGAGGGTTAAGATAGACAAATTCCCGTCCCATTTCTCGAATCGATGAAAATTTTTGAGAATTCCGAATAGCAACTTTGATGTTGCGAATTATTTTGGCACCTTCCGGATCGCGCTCTTTAAAAATTCGCGACAATTCCTGTTTGGTCTTTTTGACGATCAGACGACGGAGCATGTTGGAGAGCTGACCTTGCGCCGGAGGTTCCGGACTATTGATAATTTGTCCAAAATATCGCGTCAATTGAACGAATTCACCGCTTTCATTCCGCATGAATAAACTGGCGATACAATCAATTGCCACGTTCTCAAGCTCATTGCTGCTTTCCTGATTTCTCGG contains these protein-coding regions:
- a CDS encoding HEAT repeat domain-containing protein; translated protein: MKLFRLFVILWILVLCLHSMHVSAATIYTDLAQKEILLGDKLTQTFRFSICHKKYPYIWIIYRIDKGISPPSKIIPPFEGASKFPRLGDILMNEDERQLVNSDNRQIGVPFNKECLGKTQIDQWCADDCLIVIKFFLQSGRPRFLEIEPMSPHAEFDDQDIPIFWLGTVSASRSFSYLKNIFRTETHCQWQRQLVNALSYHNLPEEFFPFARNILKNKFSDEVKMAAISGLGNYPDRRCVRLLALISAKTVSEKLRSAAIQSLAQNQYPGARRILRKLALKNQSADVRKRAIFWLGQIGDKNSIRTLVSIVTNGKNRAIKEHAIFAISQLPNDVGKAILRKIAVENPDADLRETAIYWIGQTEEEKRLEFMIDIFHSMQN